One stretch of Pseudomonas fragi DNA includes these proteins:
- a CDS encoding Pr6Pr family membrane protein produces MSALSKHRLCLLLAILGWTGLGIQLELVLLARWESGASVVGGLLSYFSFFTILTNTLAACVLTYAADNRPSKGRAFFLQPWVSSGIAVSIIVVGAAYSLLLRQLWQPEGLQWLANEILHDVMPVLFALYWWFCVPKGLLRLSHIGLWVLYPLLYFAYILLRGHLLGVYPYPFVDVEKLGYGQTFINAGGILAGFVAVAVAVVAVDRWRGARS; encoded by the coding sequence ATGAGTGCTTTGTCAAAGCACCGGCTTTGCTTGCTGTTGGCGATCCTGGGCTGGACTGGCCTGGGGATTCAGCTTGAGCTGGTGCTGCTGGCCCGCTGGGAAAGCGGGGCGAGTGTGGTGGGTGGGCTGCTGAGTTACTTCAGCTTTTTCACTATTTTGACCAATACCCTGGCTGCCTGCGTGCTGACTTATGCGGCGGATAACCGCCCGTCAAAAGGCAGGGCGTTTTTCTTGCAGCCGTGGGTCAGTAGCGGTATTGCCGTGAGCATTATCGTGGTGGGCGCAGCGTACAGCCTGTTGCTGCGTCAACTCTGGCAACCCGAAGGCCTGCAGTGGCTGGCCAATGAAATACTGCATGACGTGATGCCAGTGCTGTTTGCGTTGTACTGGTGGTTTTGCGTGCCCAAGGGGCTGTTGCGCCTGAGTCATATCGGGCTTTGGGTGCTGTATCCGTTGCTGTATTTCGCCTACATCCTGCTGCGCGGGCACCTGCTGGGTGTGTACCCGTATCCGTTTGTCGATGTCGAAAAGCTGGGTTATGGGCAGACGTTTATCAATGCGGGCGGGATTCTGGCGGGGTTTGTGGCGGTGGCAGTGGCGGTGGTGGCGGTGGATCGCTGGCGGGGGGCGCGATCTTGA